Proteins from a single region of Seriola aureovittata isolate HTS-2021-v1 ecotype China chromosome 9, ASM2101889v1, whole genome shotgun sequence:
- the LOC130174998 gene encoding deoxyribonuclease-1-like, which yields MKIASFNIRRFGLAKVSDSDVLSILVKIVSQYDIILILEVVDLSGDSVKLFLKELNRVNTTHHYALQISSRLGRNRYKEQFLFLYRDDVVTLVDAYQYEDNQVNDVDAFAREPYILHFKPHNTVLKDVVLIPVHTRPSDSEKELDELYEVVLMVKDKWKTDNIMILGDFNADGAYVTHKKMKEIRIRSNKNFHWLIGDDVDTTASTSNDHTYDRIVVYGEDMLAAIVPNSAKPFNFHTEFDMTEEMALRVSDHYPVEVELRSAPPFWMAKSNQRCSNADTQQASVNTTVTESLQVDVLKLQKENLLLLREKLQLQISLLKHRLAKLELEE from the exons ATGAAGATCGCTTCATTCAATATACGGAGGTTTGGACTGGCAAAAGTCTCAGATTCAGATGTCCTATCAATTCTGGTTAAG atTGTGTCTCAATACGACATCATATTGATTCTGGAGGTCGTGGATCTGAGTGGAGATTCTGTTAAACTGTTCTTGAAAGAACTGAACAG GGTCAACACAACCCATCACTATGCTCTGCAGATCAGTAGCCGCTTGGGAAGGAACAGATACAAGGAGCAATTTCTGTTTCTCTACAG GGATGATGTGGTCACCTTGGTTGACGCCTATCAATATGAAGACAACCAGGTGAACGACGTGGACGCTTTTGCAAGGGAGCCGTATATTCTCCACTTCAAACCACACAACACAG TGCTGAAGGATGTGGTGCTGATCCCGGTGCACACCAGACCATCGGACTCAGAGAAAGAGCTGGACGAGCTGTACGAGGTCGTCCTGATGGTCAAAGATAAATGGAAAACTGAT AACATAATGATCCTGGGGGACTTTAATGCAGATGGTGCGTAtgtcacacataaaaaaatgaaggagATCCGTATTCGCAGCAACAAGAATTTCCACTGGCTGATTGGTGATGATGTGGACACCACTGCAAGTACATCAAATGATCACACCTACGACAG GATTGTTGTGTATGGAGAAGACATGCTGGCAGCCATTGTGCCAAACTCAGCCAAGCCTTTTAATTTCCACACAGAGTTTGATATGACAGAAGAAATG GCCCTGAGAGTGAGCGATCACTACCCTGTTGAGGTAGAATTACGAAGCGCTCCTCCTTTCTGGATGGCAAAGAGCAACCAAAGATGCTCCAACGCTGATACCCAGCAAGCATCTGTTAACACAACTGTCACAG AGAGTTTACAGGTTGATGTGCTGaaactgcagaaagaaaacCTCCTGCTGTTACGAGAAAAACTTCAACTTCAGATTTccttattaaaacacagacttGCCAAACTGGAACTGGAAGAATGA
- the LOC130174281 gene encoding keratin, type II cytoskeletal 8-like translates to MSLRSKHNSRPGLHKSSGGFSSFSMGSYSIPKISTTTGNQITPVTINRSLLTPLKIDIDPTVQAVRTKEKEQIKTLNNRFVSFIDKVRFLEQQNKMLETKWKLLQGQTAASSNIEPMLKSYITNLQRQLEFHNNDKHRLDMENSVMHKNVDDYKTKYEHEINKRNEAENEFVMLKKDVDAGYLSKVNLDNSVAAITEEFNFLKALYDAEVRELQESLKETSVVVQMDNSRGLNMDHIVAEVKAQYEDIAVRSREEAESWYKNKFDQMNAEVDQYGTELRTTKGEISELTRMISRLQNEIVTVKAQRDTLEGQVAEAEQRGEAAVQDAKLRIRDLELALQRAKQHMARQLREYQELMNVKLALDIEISTYRKLLEGEEERLGQDSILNIQTVPNKTSVKHHRRSSPLLIKTVETHDRSYN, encoded by the exons ATGAGTCTGAGGAGCAAGCACAACAGCCGCCCAGGGTTGCATAAGTCGTCAGGGGGCTTCAGCAGCTTTTCCATGGGGTCCTACTCCATCCCCAAAATCAGCACTACCACAGGGAACCAGATTACACCCGTGACCATCAACAGGAGCCTGCTCACCCCTCTGAAGATAGACATTGATCCCACAGTCCAAGCTGTCCGCACCAAGGAGAAAGAGCAGATCAAGACTCTCAATAACCGCTTTGTCTCATTCATTGATAAG GTAAGATTCCTGGAACAGCAGAACAAAATGCTGGAGACCAAAtggaagctgctgcagggaCAGACTGCCGCCTCCTCTAACATCGAGCCCATGCTGAAGTCCTACATCACCAACCTGCAAAGACAGCTGGAGTTTCacaacaatgacaaacacaggCTTGACATGGAGAACAGTGTCATGCACAAAAATGTTGACGACTACAAGACAAA GTATGAGCATGAAATCAACAAGAGGAATGAAGCAGAGAATGAGTTTGTCATGCTCAAAAAG GATGTGGATGCAGGCTATCTGTCCAAGGTGAATCTGGACAACAGTGTGGCTGCTATCACTGAAGAATTTAACTTCCTCAAGGCTCTGTATGATGCG GAGGTGCGTGAGCTGCAGGAGAGCCTGAAGGAGACATCTGTGGTGGTGCAGATGGACAACTCCCGTGGCCTGAACATGGATCACATCGTGGCTGAAGTTAAGGCTCAGTATGAGGACATTGCTGTCCGCAGCCGTGAGGAAGCTGAAAGCTGGTACAAGAACAAG TTTGACCAGATGAATGCTGAGGTTGACCAGTATGGAACTGAGCTGCGTACCACCAAGGGAGAAATATCTGAGCTCACCCGGATGATCAGCCGCCTGCAGAATGAGATTGTGACTGTAAAGGCACAG cgTGATACTCTAGAGGGCCAGGTGGCCGAAGCGGAGCAGCGCGGGGAGGCGGCCGTGCAGGATGCCAAGCTTCGCATCAGGGACCTGGAGCTGGCTCTTCAGAGGGCCAAACAGCACATGGCTCGCCAGCTGAGAGAATACCAGGAGCTCATGAATGTCAAGCTGGCCCTGGACATAGAGATCTCCACCTACAGGAAActgctggagggagaggaggaaag ACTTGGACAGGACTCTATTCTCAACATCCAAACAGTGCCCAATAAAA CCTCAGTTAAACACCACCGAAGATCAAGTCCACTTCTCATCAAGACTGTGGAGACCCACGACAGATCATACAACTAA